The following are encoded together in the Ranitomeya imitator isolate aRanImi1 chromosome 4, aRanImi1.pri, whole genome shotgun sequence genome:
- the ETFRF1 gene encoding electron transfer flavoprotein regulatory factor 1 codes for MANPLRGEVVKLYKNLLFLGREYPKGEVFFKERLKKAFMKNKDVSDPEKIRELISRGEFVIKELEALYFLRKYRAMKQRYYEDGPGS; via the exons ATGGCGAATCCTTTGCGAGGAGAGGTTGTGAAGCTGTACAAGAAC CTTCTCTTCTTGGGACGAGAATACCCGAAAGGTGAAGTCTTCTTCAAGGAGCGACTGAAGAAAGCCTTCATGAAGAACAAGGATGTCAGCGACCCGGAGAAGATCCGGGAACTCATCTCTCGGGGGGAGTTCGTCATTAAAGAGCTGGAAGCGTTATATTTCCTGCGCAAATACCGTGCGATGAAGCAGCGATACTACGAGGACGGCCCCGGATCCTAG
- the KRAS gene encoding GTPase KRas isoform X2, whose product MTEYKLVVVGAGGVGKSALTIQLIQNHFVDEYDPTIEDSYRKQVVIDGETCLLDILDTAGQEEYSAMRDQYMRTGEGFLCVFAINNTKSFEDIHHYREQIKRVKDSEDVPMVLVGNKCDLPSRTVDTKQAQDLARSYGIPFIETSAKTRQGVDDAFYTLVREIRKHKEKMSKEGKKKKKKSKSKCLIL is encoded by the exons ATGACAGAATATAAACTGGTGGTGGTCGGGGCTGGAGGTGTCGGGAAGAGCGCCCTGACTATACAACTCATTCAGAACCATTTTGTTGACGAGTATGATCCCACTATAGAG GACTCGTACCGGAAGCAGGTAGTCATCGATGGGGAGACGTGTCTCCTGGACATACTGGACACTGCAGGTCAAGAGGAGTACAGCGCCATGAGAGACCAGTACATGAGGACGGGGGAGGGCTTCCTCTGCGTCTTCGCCATTAATAACACTAAATCCTTCGAGGACATTCACCATTATAG AGAGCAGATAAAGCGGGTGAAGGACTCAGAGGACGTCCCCATGGTCTTAGTCGGCAATAAATGTGACCTTCCTTCGAGGACAGTAGACACCAAACAAGCTCAGGACCTCGCGAGGAGTTATGGCATTCCCTTTATTGAGACCTCTGCGAAAACCAGACAG GGGGTGGACGATGCTTTCTACACGTTAGTACGAGAAATCCGAAAGCACAAGGAGAAGATGAGCAAAGAAggcaaaaagaagaagaaaaagtccAAGTCCAAGTGTCTGATCCTGTGA
- the KRAS gene encoding GTPase KRas isoform X1 codes for MTEYKLVVVGAGGVGKSALTIQLIQNHFVDEYDPTIEDSYRKQVVIDGETCLLDILDTAGQEEYSAMRDQYMRTGEGFLCVFAINNTKSFEDIHHYREQIKRVKDSEDVPMVLVGNKCDLPSRTVDTKQAQDLARSYGIPFIETSAKTRQRVEDAFYTLVREIRQYRLKKISKEEKTPGCVKIKKCLVM; via the exons ATGACAGAATATAAACTGGTGGTGGTCGGGGCTGGAGGTGTCGGGAAGAGCGCCCTGACTATACAACTCATTCAGAACCATTTTGTTGACGAGTATGATCCCACTATAGAG GACTCGTACCGGAAGCAGGTAGTCATCGATGGGGAGACGTGTCTCCTGGACATACTGGACACTGCAGGTCAAGAGGAGTACAGCGCCATGAGAGACCAGTACATGAGGACGGGGGAGGGCTTCCTCTGCGTCTTCGCCATTAATAACACTAAATCCTTCGAGGACATTCACCATTATAG AGAGCAGATAAAGCGGGTGAAGGACTCAGAGGACGTCCCCATGGTCTTAGTCGGCAATAAATGTGACCTTCCTTCGAGGACAGTAGACACCAAACAAGCTCAGGACCTCGCGAGGAGTTATGGCATTCCCTTTATTGAGACCTCTGCGAAAACCAGACAG AGAGTGGAGGATGCTTTTTATACTTTGGTGCGAGAAATCCGACAATACAGATTGAAAAAGATCAGCAAAGAAGAAAAGACGCCCGgctgcgtgaaaataaaaaaatgccttGTAATGTGA